The following are from one region of the Verrucomicrobia bacterium CG1_02_43_26 genome:
- a CDS encoding ribose 5-phosphate isomerase B yields the protein MKVSIGADHCGVDLRQQLIQYLQKQGFDIIDHGTLSRDSVDYPDYAQLVGEDVVKGKADFGILVCDSGMGICMAANKIRGIHAAILYNNDIARFCKEHNNANVVCFGGKYQTPYMAEQFLETYLNSKYEGGRHDRRLNKMDALSDLNLAKR from the coding sequence ATGAAAGTAAGTATCGGCGCTGATCATTGTGGAGTCGACCTCCGGCAACAACTCATTCAATATCTACAAAAGCAGGGCTTCGATATTATTGACCACGGTACATTAAGCCGCGATTCCGTTGATTACCCGGATTATGCCCAGCTCGTGGGGGAGGATGTCGTTAAGGGAAAAGCGGATTTCGGTATCCTTGTTTGTGATTCTGGTATGGGTATCTGTATGGCTGCAAACAAGATCAGGGGCATCCATGCCGCTATTTTGTATAATAACGATATCGCGCGCTTTTGCAAAGAGCACAATAACGCAAACGTAGTCTGCTTTGGCGGCAAATACCAAACTCCCTACATGGCAGAGCAGTTTTTGGAAACGTATTTGAATTCTAAATACGAAGGGGGCAGGCACGACCGCAGGCTAAATAAAATGGATGCCTTGTCTGATCTGAATTTGGCTAAACGTTAA
- a CDS encoding 4-hydroxy-3-methylbut-2-enyl diphosphate reductase, with the protein MDTTQEREIIRVDSAGFCWGVKRAVDMAEELSESGQRRVYTDGPLIHNKQMMAKLTASNIKEVGDYQSKSEVELDTNDASAVMLVRAHGIAPERREYLKSLGLKFKDATCPDVGIIAGKLKLHAKKGFSAVIFGNPDHPEVIGLLGYTAGRGYAVQTKEDVDQLPDLGDQICMVSQTTMFVDDYNALAAYLKERFPSVVVLDTICGATKERQTDVLKLVEQGIEAVVVIGGKHSANTVKLVSLVERYGRPAFHIETTADLDCAALRKYNKIGVTAGASTPNFIIDSVYEALKAL; encoded by the coding sequence ATGGATACGACCCAAGAACGAGAGATTATAAGAGTTGATTCTGCAGGCTTTTGCTGGGGCGTAAAGCGAGCTGTTGACATGGCTGAAGAGCTGAGTGAGTCCGGCCAGAGACGCGTCTATACTGATGGACCCTTGATCCACAACAAGCAAATGATGGCCAAGCTAACTGCCTCCAACATTAAGGAAGTAGGCGATTACCAAAGCAAATCCGAAGTCGAACTTGATACAAATGATGCCTCAGCCGTGATGTTAGTACGAGCCCACGGAATAGCACCAGAGCGGCGTGAGTACCTAAAGTCACTCGGCTTAAAGTTTAAAGATGCTACCTGCCCGGATGTCGGGATCATTGCGGGCAAATTGAAATTACACGCTAAGAAAGGCTTTTCCGCAGTGATATTCGGCAACCCAGATCACCCGGAAGTAATCGGCTTGCTAGGCTATACTGCTGGCAGGGGCTACGCTGTACAGACCAAAGAGGATGTTGATCAGTTGCCCGATTTGGGCGATCAAATTTGCATGGTCTCTCAAACAACAATGTTTGTGGATGATTATAATGCATTAGCGGCTTATTTAAAGGAGCGTTTCCCCTCTGTTGTGGTGCTAGACACAATTTGTGGCGCAACCAAAGAGAGGCAGACTGATGTTTTAAAGCTTGTTGAGCAGGGGATTGAAGCAGTTGTCGTGATCGGGGGAAAACATTCCGCCAATACAGTGAAACTCGTGTCGTTAGTGGAGCGCTACGGTCGGCCGGCTTTCCATATAGAAACTACTGCAGATCTTGATTGTGCAGCCTTGAGAAAATATAATAAGATTGGCGTAACAGCAGGAGCTTCTACACCAAATTTCATTATTGATAGTGTTTACGAAGCGCTAAAAGCACTTTAG
- a CDS encoding serine hydroxymethyltransferase (catalyzes the reaction of glycine with 5,10-methylenetetrahydrofolate to form L-serine and tetrahydrofolate) produces MLNNESLESLDADVYRSIEREKQRQQDHIELIASENFTLPAIMEAAGSVLTNKYAEGLPGKRYYGGCDYVDEVEQIAIDRARKLFNADHANVQPHSGSQANTAVYMAALKPGDKILTMSLEHGGHLTHGHPKNISGYLFEVANYGVSLNDGRIDYDDLHEKAMKERPKMITVGASAYPREIDFKRMSEIAKECGALMMADIAHIAGLVVAGEHSSPFPYADFVTTTTHKTLRGPRGGLVLCKEEFAKALDSAVFPGIQGGPLMHIIAAKAVCFGQALKPEFKIYQKQVRANAAKLAAELMAKGFKLSSDGTDNHLMLIDLRTSHPDLTGKQAQVALDKANITTNRNTVPGETRSPFQTSGLRLGSPAVTSRDMKEEEMVIIADLIASVLSDPDSESTVQAAKAKVLALCLQFKLPY; encoded by the coding sequence ATGCTTAATAATGAATCTCTCGAAAGCTTAGATGCGGATGTTTATCGTTCTATCGAGCGTGAAAAACAACGCCAGCAAGACCATATCGAGCTTATTGCTTCGGAAAACTTTACGCTTCCCGCTATCATGGAAGCTGCAGGTTCTGTTTTAACAAACAAGTACGCGGAGGGTCTCCCGGGAAAACGCTACTATGGCGGGTGTGATTATGTGGACGAGGTTGAGCAAATCGCTATTGACCGAGCAAGAAAGCTTTTTAACGCGGATCACGCTAATGTCCAACCCCATTCCGGCAGCCAGGCAAACACGGCGGTGTATATGGCAGCCCTCAAACCCGGGGATAAAATTTTGACGATGAGCTTAGAGCACGGGGGACACTTGACGCATGGGCATCCTAAAAACATCAGTGGCTATTTATTCGAAGTCGCTAACTACGGCGTTAGCTTAAACGATGGCCGTATTGATTATGATGACCTTCATGAAAAGGCTATGAAGGAACGTCCTAAAATGATCACGGTAGGCGCTTCTGCTTACCCAAGAGAGATTGACTTTAAACGAATGTCCGAAATCGCCAAAGAATGCGGTGCGCTTATGATGGCAGATATTGCACACATCGCAGGCCTTGTTGTTGCAGGCGAGCATTCCTCACCTTTCCCATATGCTGATTTTGTAACCACTACTACCCATAAGACCCTTCGTGGTCCTAGAGGTGGTCTTGTTCTCTGTAAAGAAGAGTTTGCAAAGGCATTGGATTCTGCAGTGTTCCCTGGTATTCAAGGGGGGCCGCTCATGCATATCATCGCAGCCAAGGCTGTTTGTTTTGGGCAAGCCCTTAAGCCGGAATTTAAAATTTACCAAAAGCAAGTGCGTGCAAATGCGGCAAAGCTAGCTGCAGAGCTTATGGCAAAAGGCTTTAAGCTTTCTAGCGATGGTACGGATAACCACCTGATGCTGATTGATTTGAGAACAAGTCACCCAGATCTAACGGGTAAACAAGCTCAGGTAGCCTTGGATAAAGCAAATATCACGACAAATCGAAATACGGTTCCGGGCGAAACGCGCAGTCCTTTTCAGACAAGTGGTTTAAGATTAGGTTCCCCAGCCGTCACTTCCCGCGATATGAAGGAGGAGGAAATGGTCATTATAGCAGATTTGATCGCCTCTGTGTTAAGTGATCCGGATTCGGAGTCGACTGTACAAGCAGCCAAAGCAAAAGTTTTAGCACTATGCCTTCAATTTAAATTGCCTTATTGA
- a CDS encoding tRNA 2-thiouridine(34) synthase MnmA: protein MERVLVALSGGVDSAVAALLLKNEGYEVSCVFMRTWMDEASQGVFADCPWKADMESAREVADYLSLPFEVINLIDDYREKVVEYLVEGYKSGITPNPDIMCNREIKFGVLLDYAISKGFDKLATGHYCRVKTRCDGNVELLEGMDPNKDQSYFLAMVKQEALKRVLFPIGEYNKAEIRAIAKEYNLPNADRKDSQGICFLGKVPINEFLKQYIPESPGPIVNTAGKYLGEHKGLHRYTIGQRKGIGIPSNRDFEKYVVVAKDYESNTLRVAFDKPDAPGLYTKEAMLRDLHFINEPITDKIELLARPRYRDPAQEVVYVPLQNGQARIIFKEEQRALASGQVLALYQGNVLIGSGYYI, encoded by the coding sequence GTGGAAAGAGTATTAGTAGCATTATCAGGCGGGGTTGATAGCGCTGTTGCGGCACTCCTGTTAAAAAACGAAGGATATGAAGTATCTTGTGTTTTTATGCGTACTTGGATGGACGAAGCTAGCCAGGGTGTTTTTGCAGATTGCCCTTGGAAGGCGGATATGGAATCAGCCCGAGAGGTTGCGGACTACCTATCCCTACCCTTTGAGGTGATTAATTTAATCGATGACTACCGAGAAAAAGTGGTCGAATACCTGGTTGAAGGCTACAAAAGTGGTATTACCCCGAACCCGGACATTATGTGTAACCGAGAAATTAAGTTTGGGGTGTTACTGGACTACGCAATCAGTAAGGGATTTGATAAACTAGCCACAGGGCATTATTGCCGAGTAAAAACAAGATGTGATGGGAATGTGGAACTATTGGAAGGCATGGATCCTAATAAAGATCAATCCTATTTCCTGGCCATGGTTAAGCAAGAAGCGTTGAAGCGCGTTCTATTCCCTATTGGGGAATACAATAAAGCAGAAATACGAGCCATCGCAAAAGAGTATAATCTGCCCAATGCGGATAGGAAAGACAGCCAAGGGATTTGCTTCTTGGGGAAAGTACCCATAAATGAGTTTTTAAAGCAGTATATACCGGAGTCTCCCGGTCCAATTGTTAATACGGCCGGAAAATATCTTGGAGAGCACAAGGGGCTACATCGTTATACGATCGGCCAACGCAAAGGGATAGGTATACCGTCTAACAGAGATTTTGAAAAGTATGTGGTGGTTGCCAAAGATTATGAAAGCAATACATTACGCGTTGCCTTTGACAAGCCCGATGCGCCGGGTCTCTACACAAAAGAGGCAATGCTTCGTGATCTACATTTCATAAACGAGCCTATTACGGATAAAATAGAGCTCTTGGCTCGGCCCCGTTATCGGGATCCGGCTCAAGAAGTTGTTTATGTGCCCTTACAAAATGGGCAAGCTAGAATCATTTTCAAAGAAGAACAGCGGGCATTGGCCTCAGGGCAAGTACTTGCACTCTATCAAGGAAATGTGCTGATTGGCAGTGGTTACTACATATAA
- a CDS encoding co-chaperone GroES codes for MANTEKAVKITPLGDRVLVKHMDEDKEQVKGGIIIPDSAKEKPQEAKVIALGTGPKDESGKRVAFDVKVDDIVVISKYGGTEFEIDGEQYKLVRQDDILAILN; via the coding sequence ATGGCAAATACAGAAAAAGCAGTAAAAATCACTCCTCTCGGTGATCGTGTGCTCGTTAAGCACATGGATGAAGATAAGGAGCAAGTTAAAGGCGGCATCATCATTCCTGACTCGGCTAAAGAAAAGCCACAGGAAGCTAAGGTGATAGCTCTCGGTACCGGTCCAAAGGACGAAAGTGGTAAGCGAGTCGCTTTTGATGTTAAAGTAGATGACATCGTTGTCATTAGCAAATACGGTGGTACCGAATTTGAAATTGACGGTGAGCAGTATAAGCTCGTTCGCCAGGATGATATCCTAGCTATCCTAAACTAA
- a CDS encoding glyoxalase, whose product MKKDVQPVPSGFHTITPHLIVKDAANAIEFYKKAFGAEELGRMPAPGSNKIIHALLRIGDSMIMLVDEFPELKCFGPNHFNGTSVNIHLFVNDADGMFNQAVNAGAKAAMPMQDAFWGSRYGKVEDPFGHVWEIATQIEDVSPAEMKKRSDEYCASTSKA is encoded by the coding sequence ATGAAAAAAGATGTACAACCAGTACCCAGTGGGTTTCATACGATTACCCCACATTTAATTGTTAAAGATGCCGCAAATGCGATCGAGTTTTATAAGAAAGCTTTTGGCGCGGAAGAACTTGGCCGTATGCCGGCACCGGGTTCTAATAAAATCATACACGCTCTTTTGCGTATTGGTGACTCTATGATTATGCTCGTAGACGAATTTCCGGAACTGAAATGCTTCGGCCCCAATCATTTTAACGGCACAAGTGTTAATATACATTTATTTGTTAATGATGCGGATGGCATGTTTAATCAGGCCGTTAACGCCGGCGCTAAGGCAGCTATGCCCATGCAAGACGCGTTTTGGGGTTCCCGCTACGGCAAAGTAGAAGATCCATTTGGCCATGTTTGGGAAATTGCGACACAGATCGAGGATGTAAGCCCCGCAGAAATGAAGAAGCGTAGCGATGAGTATTGTGCCTCAACATCAAAAGCCTAG
- a CDS encoding ABC transporter substrate-binding protein → MIKYIAHRLLSIIPMILGVSLIVFLLIYLTPGDVLSEARAQHDIPREYIREMEKLYGLNEPWYTQYFLWLKNALTLNFGESWTFKVSVLELLIERIPVTLLLTGTALVIAWSIAIPLGVLAAMYKDSIFDKISALLAYAALSIPEFFLALLAIFFAAQTGWFPIGGQTTITYEFMSSWEKFVDVLYHLILPSFVLAIGGVAGMMRIMRANFLDHIRADYVTTARAKGLSEPVVMFRHVLRNAINPLITALGFAFSGLLSGALLVENIMDYPGLGQLLYQAFMKQDQHLVMAAVLMSCMMLIFGNLFADLLLAWNDPQVRLGED, encoded by the coding sequence ATGATTAAATATATTGCCCATAGATTGCTCAGTATCATTCCCATGATTTTAGGGGTGAGCTTGATTGTGTTTCTCTTGATATACCTCACCCCAGGCGATGTGCTCAGTGAAGCAAGAGCCCAACATGATATTCCTAGAGAGTATATCCGGGAAATGGAAAAACTGTATGGGCTAAATGAGCCTTGGTATACGCAGTATTTCTTGTGGCTAAAAAATGCCCTAACACTCAACTTCGGCGAGTCCTGGACGTTTAAGGTTTCTGTGCTCGAACTCCTAATCGAGCGTATTCCCGTTACTCTTTTATTAACAGGCACCGCGCTCGTGATTGCGTGGAGTATTGCCATCCCCCTCGGCGTTTTGGCTGCTATGTACAAAGATTCAATTTTTGATAAAATAAGCGCTCTTCTTGCTTACGCTGCCTTATCTATACCGGAGTTTTTTCTAGCCCTATTAGCCATCTTTTTCGCCGCTCAAACAGGTTGGTTCCCCATTGGCGGCCAGACAACGATTACGTACGAATTCATGTCCAGTTGGGAAAAATTTGTCGATGTTCTTTATCACCTGATCTTACCCAGCTTTGTCCTCGCAATCGGGGGGGTAGCCGGCATGATGCGGATTATGCGCGCCAATTTTTTGGATCACATCCGGGCCGATTATGTAACCACAGCTCGCGCAAAGGGCCTAAGCGAACCCGTTGTCATGTTTCGCCATGTACTGCGAAACGCCATAAACCCTTTAATCACCGCCCTGGGCTTTGCTTTTTCCGGTCTCTTGTCGGGCGCATTACTGGTGGAAAATATTATGGATTACCCCGGTTTGGGGCAGCTCTTATACCAAGCCTTTATGAAGCAAGATCAACACCTCGTGATGGCAGCTGTTTTGATGAGTTGTATGATGCTTATTTTTGGAAACCTTTTTGCTGACTTATTATTGGCCTGGAACGATCCACAGGTTAGGCTGGGGGAGGATTGA
- a CDS encoding molecular chaperone DnaK, with protein MAIMEGGEPVVIPNAEGARTTPSIVAFTKAGERLVGAAAKRQMVTNPHNTIFSAKRLIGHKLSEVQDLAENLPYKLVEGKNGDAWIQCQVGDKTEKFAPEQISAMILAKLKADAEAYLGQKITQAVVTVPAYFNDAQRQATKDAGAIAGLEVLRIINEPTAASLAYGLDKKKDEKIAVYDLGGGTFDISILEIGDGVFEVKATNGDTKLGGDNWDDAIIQYLVDEFKKESGINLRQDPMALQRLKEEAEKAKIALSSTQQTDINLPFITADASGPKHLNITLSRSKLEQLTDSLCRRTIDPVKKCMADAGLAAGEIDELVLVGGMTRMPKIVETARELAGKEPHKGVNPDEVVAVGAAIQGAVLKGDVRDILLLDVTPLTLGIETAGGVSTPMIDRNTTIPTKKSQVFTTYGDSQTSVDIKILQGERPLANQNKLLGNFRLDGIPSAPRGVPQIEVIFDIDANGILHVTAKDKGTGKDQKITITGASGLSKEEVENLKREAESHAEEDLKLKERIEARNQLDSVVYQTEKQLEEHKDKIPAELKAQLEPMLADGKKVLDNQEASTEELKAMFEKISQKMQEIGQSIYAQQGAQQGPEASAEAQQEQPSGSSKHAGEHVVDAEIIDEGNDKK; from the coding sequence ATGGCCATTATGGAAGGCGGAGAGCCCGTGGTCATCCCTAATGCCGAAGGCGCCAGGACGACACCGTCCATTGTCGCTTTTACTAAAGCGGGGGAACGCCTTGTTGGCGCAGCTGCCAAACGTCAAATGGTCACAAATCCTCATAACACAATCTTTTCAGCAAAACGCTTGATTGGTCATAAATTGTCCGAAGTTCAAGATCTTGCCGAAAATTTACCTTACAAATTAGTTGAGGGCAAAAATGGGGATGCGTGGATACAATGCCAAGTCGGTGATAAGACAGAAAAGTTCGCTCCGGAACAAATTTCGGCCATGATCCTTGCCAAACTAAAGGCAGACGCGGAAGCCTATTTAGGCCAAAAAATAACCCAGGCAGTCGTCACTGTTCCCGCCTACTTTAATGACGCTCAACGTCAAGCAACCAAAGATGCCGGTGCGATTGCAGGCCTCGAAGTGCTTCGTATTATTAACGAACCCACCGCAGCATCGCTCGCTTATGGTCTGGACAAAAAGAAAGACGAAAAAATTGCTGTTTATGACTTAGGCGGCGGTACGTTTGATATCTCTATTCTCGAAATCGGTGATGGTGTCTTTGAAGTTAAAGCAACTAACGGTGACACTAAGCTTGGTGGAGATAACTGGGATGACGCTATCATCCAATATCTAGTCGATGAATTTAAAAAAGAAAGCGGAATCAATCTGCGTCAGGATCCTATGGCGTTACAACGTCTTAAGGAAGAAGCGGAAAAAGCTAAAATTGCTTTGTCTTCAACGCAACAGACAGACATCAATTTGCCGTTTATTACAGCAGATGCCAGTGGGCCAAAGCACTTAAATATAACGCTCTCTCGCTCTAAATTAGAGCAATTGACTGATAGTTTGTGCCGTCGTACCATCGATCCGGTTAAGAAATGTATGGCAGATGCCGGCCTAGCAGCGGGAGAAATCGATGAGCTCGTGCTTGTTGGTGGTATGACGCGTATGCCTAAGATCGTTGAAACCGCACGTGAACTTGCAGGTAAAGAGCCACATAAGGGTGTCAACCCAGACGAAGTAGTAGCCGTTGGTGCTGCCATTCAAGGTGCTGTCCTTAAGGGTGATGTTCGTGATATTCTTTTACTGGATGTCACACCGCTTACCTTGGGTATTGAAACCGCAGGTGGCGTTTCTACACCAATGATTGACCGCAATACAACGATACCTACAAAGAAATCTCAGGTATTTACCACTTACGGTGACAGCCAAACTAGCGTGGATATTAAAATCCTTCAAGGCGAACGCCCATTAGCTAACCAAAATAAGCTTTTAGGTAATTTCCGTCTAGATGGTATTCCTTCAGCACCTCGCGGTGTCCCGCAAATCGAGGTTATCTTCGATATTGATGCCAATGGTATCCTACATGTTACCGCAAAGGACAAGGGTACAGGTAAGGATCAAAAGATTACTATCACAGGTGCTTCCGGTTTATCTAAGGAAGAAGTTGAGAATTTGAAGCGTGAAGCGGAATCTCATGCTGAAGAAGATTTGAAGCTCAAGGAGCGTATCGAAGCGCGCAACCAGTTGGATTCAGTTGTTTATCAAACTGAAAAACAATTGGAAGAGCACAAGGATAAGATACCTGCTGAACTCAAAGCTCAATTAGAGCCTATGCTCGCGGACGGTAAGAAGGTTCTTGATAACCAAGAAGCTTCTACGGAAGAGTTAAAAGCTATGTTTGAAAAGATTTCGCAGAAAATGCAGGAGATTGGCCAAAGTATCTATGCTCAGCAAGGTGCTCAACAAGGCCCAGAAGCTTCTGCAGAAGCGCAACAAGAACAACCTTCGGGCTCCAGTAAGCACGCGGGTGAACATGTTGTCGATGCTGAAATCATAGACGAGGGTAACGACAAAAAGTAA
- a CDS encoding chaperonin GroL, translating into MSAKRIIFDEEARKEILKGVEMLARAVKVTLGPAGRNAFIDKKFGSPLVTKDGVTVAKEIELKDPYQNMGAQMVREVASKTSDNAGDGTTTATILAEEIYRQGLKNVAAGSNPISLKRGIDKIVAAAIAQLAKNSKEVSSREEIRQVATVSANWDREIGEIIAEAMDKVGKDGTITVEEAKSIETTLDVVEGMQFDKGYLSPYFVTNAETMECQLEDAYILIHEKKISNLSELLPLLQNVAKAGKPLMIIAEDIEGEALAALVVNKLRGTLNVCAVKAPGFGDRRKAMLEDIAVLTGGKCITEDLGLKLENIQMADLGRTKRITIDKESTVLVEGGGKTSEIQARVKQIRRQIEETSSDYDREKLQERLAKLAGGVAVIHVGAATEPEMKEKKARVEDALHATRAAVEEGISAGGSVALLRTVEAIETAIAKLEKEGAMDEAVGGRIIRRSIEAPLRQLCQNAGVDGSLIVQEVLRKKGNEGYNVATGQYEDLIKSGVVDPTKVTRSALQNAASVAGLLLTTECMISEIPEDRPAPAMPDMGGMGGMGGMM; encoded by the coding sequence ATGTCAGCAAAAAGAATCATATTTGATGAAGAAGCAAGAAAAGAAATCCTAAAGGGTGTAGAAATGCTCGCAAGAGCAGTGAAGGTAACATTAGGGCCAGCAGGTCGTAATGCATTTATCGACAAAAAGTTCGGTTCTCCACTCGTTACTAAGGACGGCGTTACCGTTGCTAAGGAAATTGAGCTCAAGGATCCTTACCAAAACATGGGTGCCCAAATGGTTCGCGAAGTTGCTTCAAAAACTTCAGATAACGCCGGTGATGGTACAACAACAGCTACCATTTTGGCTGAAGAAATCTATCGCCAAGGCCTTAAGAACGTTGCTGCAGGCTCCAATCCAATCAGCCTAAAGCGTGGTATCGATAAGATCGTAGCCGCTGCAATCGCTCAATTGGCTAAGAACAGCAAGGAAGTTAGCAGCCGTGAAGAAATTCGCCAAGTTGCAACCGTTTCCGCTAACTGGGATCGCGAAATCGGCGAAATCATCGCTGAAGCAATGGACAAAGTGGGCAAAGATGGTACCATCACTGTCGAAGAAGCAAAAAGTATCGAAACAACATTGGATGTTGTTGAAGGTATGCAATTCGATAAAGGTTACCTCAGCCCATACTTCGTAACCAATGCGGAAACGATGGAGTGTCAACTAGAAGATGCTTATATCCTCATTCACGAAAAGAAGATCAGCAATCTAAGTGAACTGCTGCCTCTGCTCCAGAATGTTGCTAAAGCAGGCAAGCCACTCATGATCATTGCTGAAGACATCGAAGGTGAAGCACTTGCTGCTCTCGTTGTAAACAAGCTACGTGGTACATTAAATGTTTGTGCTGTTAAAGCTCCTGGTTTTGGTGATCGTCGTAAAGCAATGCTCGAAGATATCGCAGTTCTTACCGGTGGTAAGTGTATTACTGAAGACCTCGGCCTTAAGCTCGAGAACATTCAGATGGCAGACCTCGGTCGCACAAAGCGTATTACAATTGATAAAGAAAGTACTGTTCTTGTCGAAGGTGGTGGAAAAACATCCGAGATTCAAGCTCGTGTTAAACAAATCCGTCGCCAAATCGAAGAAACCTCTTCTGATTACGATCGTGAAAAATTACAAGAACGCTTGGCTAAACTAGCTGGCGGTGTTGCGGTTATTCATGTTGGTGCAGCTACAGAGCCTGAAATGAAAGAAAAGAAGGCTCGTGTAGAAGATGCGTTGCATGCTACCCGCGCTGCTGTTGAAGAAGGTATCTCTGCCGGTGGTAGTGTTGCTCTCTTGCGTACAGTTGAGGCAATTGAAACAGCTATCGCAAAACTTGAAAAAGAAGGCGCTATGGATGAAGCAGTCGGTGGACGTATTATTCGTCGTTCTATTGAAGCTCCTCTTCGCCAACTTTGCCAAAATGCGGGTGTTGATGGTTCTCTCATCGTACAAGAAGTCCTTCGCAAGAAGGGTAACGAAGGTTACAACGTTGCTACAGGCCAATACGAAGACCTAATTAAGTCTGGTGTGGTTGACCCAACAAAGGTAACGCGTTCTGCTCTGCAAAATGCGGCTTCTGTTGCCGGCCTCTTGTTGACTACTGAGTGCATGATTTCAGAAATTCCTGAAGACAGACCTGCTCCTGCAATGCCTGATATGGGCGGCATGGGCGGTATGGGTGGCATGATGTAA
- a CDS encoding ABC transporter permease, whose amino-acid sequence MPQPLFKELLGRPFGFAALILLAILYVAALFAPFFAPYEETKQCLDKIFHQPTKIFWKDGGLRVQDYYSDSALSTHYEAINGESIPLKFFVKGFSYKLFGLIPMERHLFGLVSENPDARVYLLGSDGTGRDLFSRLLYGAQISLSIGFIGITITMVLGFLVGGLSGYFGGKFDFIGMRLVELLMVIPGLYLLLALRSTLAPYFSSDHMYLVIIIILSLIGWAGTARVIRGMSLALRNRAFVQAAESMGQSTRKILIKHILPNLMSYLLVAATLSIPAYILGEAALSFLGLGIQEPSSSWGLMLRQAQEMRVFMLNLWWMFSPGVMIFISVVAFNVLGDVLRDIIDPKMRV is encoded by the coding sequence ATGCCTCAACCCCTATTTAAAGAACTATTAGGCAGGCCTTTTGGATTTGCAGCACTCATCCTATTGGCGATCCTTTATGTGGCAGCCTTGTTTGCCCCCTTCTTTGCCCCTTACGAGGAGACAAAACAGTGTTTAGATAAAATTTTTCATCAGCCAACGAAAATTTTCTGGAAAGATGGTGGGTTGCGTGTACAGGACTATTACAGTGATAGCGCCCTTTCTACCCATTATGAAGCTATAAATGGAGAATCCATACCGCTAAAGTTTTTTGTTAAGGGTTTTTCCTACAAGCTATTTGGCTTGATACCGATGGAGCGACACCTGTTTGGCCTGGTGAGCGAAAATCCGGATGCCCGCGTTTATTTGCTAGGGTCAGATGGAACCGGTAGAGATCTCTTTAGCAGGTTGCTCTACGGGGCTCAAATCTCCCTGAGTATAGGCTTTATTGGCATAACGATTACGATGGTGCTTGGTTTTCTTGTAGGCGGCCTTTCTGGCTACTTTGGCGGAAAGTTTGATTTTATAGGCATGCGACTAGTCGAGCTTCTAATGGTCATCCCCGGGCTATATTTGTTACTTGCGTTACGATCTACGCTCGCACCCTATTTCAGCTCAGACCACATGTACCTGGTCATTATTATTATACTCTCACTCATCGGTTGGGCAGGTACCGCAAGGGTGATCCGGGGGATGTCTTTGGCTTTGCGAAATCGAGCTTTTGTCCAGGCAGCCGAGTCTATGGGGCAGTCAACTAGGAAGATTTTGATTAAGCATATCCTTCCAAATCTAATGAGTTACTTGCTGGTGGCTGCCACGTTGAGCATTCCGGCTTATATATTAGGTGAAGCAGCGTTGAGCTTTTTAGGCCTGGGGATACAAGAACCCTCATCTTCTTGGGGGCTGATGTTGCGCCAAGCACAAGAGATGCGCGTCTTTATGCTTAATTTGTGGTGGATGTTTAGCCCGGGAGTTATGATCTTTATCTCGGTTGTGGCCTTTAATGTTCTTGGAGACGTCCTAAGAGACATTATAGACCCTAAAATGCGAGTCTAG